In Acanthochromis polyacanthus isolate Apoly-LR-REF ecotype Palm Island chromosome 15, KAUST_Apoly_ChrSc, whole genome shotgun sequence, a single genomic region encodes these proteins:
- the LOC110956931 gene encoding plectin-like isoform X2, with product MNCSHNLQVLPMSHLQMATMGKENILEGIKQDKTEVLHSQSLQHDSPTKKALNNSSHQTLNLVQKDVQNVTYQSYVKSDLSSSVTAHGYMALCGQTDQLKSNETNTSKTRRYQITEICETINTSETTTTNHDGKLNMTYSSSQKLPELKGTTDIQHLIRFRLLDEEVLRKLEMGLITVQQVQASLAQYVGKPTAIAGVYVESSKKKISFLEAAEKGFLAKTYAVEFLEAQAATGTLTDLTTGETHSVTEALERGIIDKSLKNKLLEAEKAISGYIHKDKQLSVFQAMEERVLDKYKGKRILEVQVATGGLTNPEIGVRVPVGLAVEQGLLNKDTLQSLYDPVSNPKGFHNPDTGQKAYYSEILKTCLYDIDSGVFLFPFGERHITSTSPTSSHRVSVVNSSCGTEMSAYEAFKGKHIDRKTYLFLSQQESNWQEKSTVDQNGTQLHVITDFKSGRQLCLESAVSQRFLESSELENYRSGLLSIYEIVDIIFSRMVVVEDVSSPIAGFWDTTQKKRLSILQGFQQGFTDRATALRLLEAQACTGGICIPSSGEKVSLSEALKRGLLDETLNQQLQQFEQAFNGIIHPKTAKSLSIPQAVQENLFPKEAGFRCIEFQLLTGGLINPDTHDRVSLEEVIQSGLVDKVTAAVLKDEKFQTKSLTCPKTKRRITFREALERSVYDCHTGLRLLEAAKIHGFGAKSTFHYVWAYK from the coding sequence TTGTAGTCATAACTTACAAGTTCTCCCAATGTCACATCTACAGATGGCAACAATGGGCAAAGAAAATATTCTTGAAGGaattaaacaagacaaaacagaagTTCTTCACAGCCAAAGTCTTCAACATGACTCACCAACAAAGAAAGCATTGAATAACTCTTCCCATCAAACCCTCAACCTCGTACAAAaagacgtccaaaatgtgacttaCCAGAGTTATGTTAAGTCTGATTTGTCCAGCAGTGTGACAGCACATGGATACATGGCTCTGTGTGGACAAACAGACCAACTGAAATCCAATGAAACTAACACCAGTAAGACAAGAAGGTATCAAATCACAGAAATCTGTGAAACAATAAACACATCAGAGACGACTACAACAAACCATGATGGAAAACTAAATATGACATATTCATCTTCCCAAAAGCTCCCAGAACTTAAAGGGACTACAGATATTCAACACTTGATCAGGTTTAGGCTCTTGGATGAAGAGGTTTTGCGAAAGTTAGAGATGGGCCTCATCACAGTGCAGCAGGTGCAGGCATCACTTGCCCAGTACGTCGGCAAACCCACTGCTATTGCTGGAGTTTATGTGGAGTCCAGCAAGAAAAAGATATCCTTCCTCGAGGCTGCTGAAAAGGGCTTCCTAGCAAAGACGTATGCAGTCGAGTTTCTGGAGGCTCAGGCTGCAACAGGAACCCTGACAGATCTGACCACAGGAGAAACCCACTCAGTTACTGAGGCACTGGAGAGAGGTATCATAGACAAAAGCCTGAAAAATAAACTGCTGGAGGCTGAGAAAGCCATTAGTGGCTATATCCATAAGGACAAACAACTGTCTGTGTTTCAGGCAATGGAGGAGAGAGTTCTCGATAAATATAAAGGCAAGAGGATCCTTGAAGTCCAGGTTGCTACTGGAGGCCTGACAAACCCAGAGATTGGTGTCAGGGTGCCTGTTGGTCTTGCTGTTGAACAGGGTCTTTTGAACAAAGACACTCTGCAGAGTCTGTACGATCCGGTCAGTAACCCCAAAGGTTTCCACAATCCTGACACTGGACAGAAAGCATACTACTCTGAAATCCTCAAGACATGCTTGTACGACATCGACAGTGGTGTGTTCCTCTTTCCATTTGGTGAAAGACACATAACAAGCACATCTCCAACGAGTTCTCATAGAGTGTCAGTTGTCAACAGCAGCTGTGGCACCGAAATGTCAGCATACGAAGCATTCAAGGGAAAACACATTGACAGAAAGACGTATCTGTTTCTGTCACAGCAGGAAAGCAACTGGCAGGAAAAGTCCACAGTGGACCAAAATGGAACCCAACTTCATGTCATCACTGATTTCAAAAGTGGCCGTCAACTTTGCCTAGAGTCTGCTGTAAGCCAGAGGTTTCTTGAATCTTCTGAGCTTGAAAACTATCGCAGTGGTCTTCTTAGTATCTATGAGATTGTGGACATCATATTTTCCAGGATGGTTGTTGTGGAAGATGTCAGTAGCCCCATTGCTGGTTTCTGGGACACCACTCAGAAGAAGAGGCTCTCAATTCTTCAAGGTTTTCAACAGGGCTTCACCGATAGAGCCACTGCTTTGAGGCTGTTAGAGGCTCAGGCCTGCACTGGAGGTATTTGTATCCCCTCCTCTGGGGAGAAAGTTAGTCTCTCCGAGGCTCTCAAAAGAGGTCTTTTAGATGAGACACTGAATCAGCAGCTCCAACAGTTTGAGCAGGCATTTAATGGCATTATTCACCCGAAGACTGCAAAGAGTTTGTCCATACCCCAGGCCGTTCAGGAAAATCTCTTCCCGAAAGAAGCTGGTTTTCGCTGTATTGAATTCCAGCTTCTGACCGGAGGTCTGATAAATCCTGACACTCATGATAGAGTCTCACTTGAAGAAGTCATTCAGAGCGGCCTTGTTGACAAAGTTACCGCTGCCGTACTCAAAGATGAGAAGTTCCAGACCAAAAGCCTCACTTGTCCAAAGACCAAGAGAAGAATCACATTCAGAGAGGCACTTGAAAGAAGCGTGTACGACTGCCACACTGGATTGAGGTTACTGGAGGCTGCAAAAATTCATGGTTTCGGAGCCAAATCAACATTTCACTATGTTTGGGcatataaataa